In Feifania hominis, the following are encoded in one genomic region:
- the argR gene encoding arginine repressor: MKMKRHSKILDIIQNESVETQEALAERLKQAGYNVTQATVSRDIKELRLLKVQGEDGAYRYVAGVSENKPETPPKYRTILLEAVLSVDYSGNIVVVKCHTGMGNAAAAILDSLHWPSVVGSIAGDDTIMFVMRSEEASVKFAAELTKIIR; encoded by the coding sequence ATGAAGATGAAGCGCCATTCCAAGATTCTTGATATCATTCAAAACGAGTCCGTTGAGACCCAGGAGGCACTTGCCGAGCGTCTCAAGCAGGCCGGCTATAACGTGACGCAGGCCACGGTCTCGCGCGACATCAAGGAACTTCGTCTTTTGAAAGTGCAGGGGGAGGACGGCGCCTATCGCTATGTCGCAGGCGTATCCGAGAACAAGCCGGAGACGCCGCCGAAGTACCGCACCATTCTTCTCGAGGCGGTGCTCAGCGTCGACTATTCGGGCAACATCGTGGTCGTCAAATGCCACACCGGTATGGGAAATGCCGCGGCGGCGATCCTCGATTCGCTGCACTGGCCGTCGGTTGTCGGCTCCATTGCGGGCGACGATACCATTATGTTCGTCATGCGAAGCGAGGAGGCCTCTGTGAAATTTGCGGCGGAACTTACGAAAATCATCCGCTGA
- a CDS encoding TlyA family rRNA (cytidine-2'-O)-methyltransferase, with protein MSEKKRLDCLLVERGLEKSRERAQAVIMAGDVYVNGQKETKAGTKFDEAVSIEVRQPLRYVSRGGLKLEKAMSVFDIQLDGKICMDIGASTGGFTDCMLQNGAARVYAVDVGYGQLAWALRTDPRVVNLERTNIRYVTAEQVPQPLDFFSVDVSFISLKLVLPAAKALLRDDARGVCLIKPQFEAGRDKVGKKGVVRDEAVHLEVVCRVCDFAREMGFSVLGVDFSPVRGPEGNIEYLLYLSNAPLEEPQLDLPALVRRSHEHFKTGAE; from the coding sequence GTGAGCGAGAAGAAGAGACTTGACTGCCTGCTGGTAGAGCGTGGCCTCGAGAAGAGCCGCGAACGCGCCCAGGCGGTGATTATGGCGGGCGACGTCTATGTAAACGGGCAGAAAGAGACAAAGGCCGGCACCAAATTTGATGAGGCCGTATCCATCGAGGTCCGGCAGCCGCTGCGCTATGTCAGCCGGGGCGGGCTGAAGCTGGAAAAGGCGATGAGCGTTTTTGACATTCAGCTGGACGGAAAGATCTGTATGGACATCGGTGCGTCCACCGGAGGCTTTACCGACTGTATGCTGCAAAACGGAGCCGCCAGGGTCTACGCTGTTGACGTGGGATACGGGCAGCTGGCTTGGGCGCTGCGGACCGATCCGCGTGTGGTCAATCTGGAGCGCACAAACATCCGCTATGTGACGGCCGAACAGGTACCGCAGCCACTCGACTTCTTCAGCGTCGACGTATCGTTCATCTCGCTGAAGCTGGTGCTGCCGGCGGCAAAGGCGCTGCTCCGGGACGATGCCAGAGGTGTCTGCCTGATCAAGCCCCAGTTTGAAGCCGGCCGTGACAAGGTCGGAAAAAAGGGTGTGGTACGCGATGAGGCGGTCCATTTGGAAGTGGTGTGCCGTGTGTGTGACTTTGCGCGGGAAATGGGATTTTCCGTTTTGGGTGTGGACTTTTCGCCGGTCCGTGGGCCGGAGGGAAACATCGAATATCTGCTCTATTTGAGCAACGCCCCGCTTGAGGAGCCGCAGCTTGATTTGCCGGCTCTCGTGCGGCGCTCGCACGAACATTTTAAAACGGGAGCTGAATGA
- a CDS encoding CNNM domain-containing protein, with translation MNIKWVITTITLTFTLSVVFYLISDSVLPLLSVVSSFVVLLVFIFIGIFFDLIGTAVQTADERPFHSMSARKVDAAREAVSLIRNAEKVANVCNDVIGDISGIISGSTGAIIISFLIASNPGLNSIVVGTVLTSLVAAVTVGGKAVGKTIAINNANTIIYAVARVISLFKKIFRVSR, from the coding sequence ATGAATATCAAGTGGGTCATCACAACGATTACACTCACGTTTACCCTTTCGGTGGTGTTCTATCTGATCTCCGATTCGGTTCTGCCGTTATTGAGTGTGGTCAGTTCGTTTGTTGTCCTGCTTGTTTTTATATTTATCGGTATTTTTTTTGATTTGATCGGCACCGCCGTGCAGACGGCGGACGAGAGGCCCTTTCACTCGATGTCGGCGCGCAAAGTCGACGCGGCCCGTGAGGCGGTATCGCTGATTCGCAATGCCGAGAAAGTTGCAAACGTCTGCAATGATGTCATCGGGGACATCTCCGGCATCATCAGCGGTTCGACCGGCGCGATCATCATCTCCTTTCTCATCGCGTCCAATCCCGGTCTCAACAGCATCGTGGTCGGCACGGTTCTGACCTCCCTCGTCGCGGCGGTGACCGTCGGCGGCAAGGCTGTGGGCAAGACCATCGCCATCAACAATGCCAACACCATCATCTACGCGGTCGCGCGGGTGATTTCGCTGTTTAAAAAAATATTCAGAGTATCGAGGTAA
- a CDS encoding NAD(+)/NADH kinase: MKLAVIPNIDRDKDLNFTEKLLAFLQPYDAEVLMEEYFRGRVSRDVRFCPRETLYREADAAIAIGGDGTFLRIARAAAEHDVAILGINMGRVGYMTELEPSELDQIAKLFAGDYRVEERMMLSASVLRGGERVYEKLGLNDAVVHNGMISRILDIDLYADGTIMNAYRADGIIISTPTGSTAYSMAAGGPIVDPVMNCLSVIPICPHSLYSRAIVFPDTAKVEVVLPRLHGKDALLTVDGSEGFAVRQGDRVCIQKSEQKTKIIRVKKSSFYDTLYRKLADRGVQR, encoded by the coding sequence ATGAAACTCGCCGTCATTCCGAACATCGACCGTGACAAGGATTTAAACTTTACAGAAAAACTGCTCGCCTTTTTGCAGCCCTATGACGCAGAGGTCCTGATGGAGGAGTATTTCCGCGGTCGAGTCTCACGGGACGTTCGCTTCTGCCCGCGTGAGACACTCTACCGCGAGGCCGACGCGGCAATCGCCATCGGCGGCGATGGGACATTTCTGCGCATCGCGCGCGCTGCAGCCGAGCACGATGTGGCCATCCTCGGCATCAATATGGGGCGTGTCGGTTATATGACAGAGCTCGAGCCGTCTGAGCTCGACCAGATCGCAAAGCTCTTTGCGGGAGACTACCGGGTAGAGGAGCGCATGATGCTCTCGGCATCGGTGCTTCGCGGCGGCGAGCGCGTCTATGAAAAGCTGGGTCTCAACGATGCGGTGGTTCACAACGGTATGATCTCGCGCATTCTCGATATCGACCTCTACGCCGACGGCACCATCATGAACGCCTATCGGGCCGACGGTATCATCATCAGCACGCCGACCGGTTCCACCGCCTATTCCATGGCGGCCGGCGGGCCGATCGTCGATCCGGTGATGAACTGTCTGTCGGTCATCCCCATCTGTCCGCACTCGCTCTACTCACGGGCGATCGTCTTTCCCGACACGGCAAAGGTCGAAGTGGTGCTGCCCCGGCTGCACGGCAAGGACGCTCTGCTGACGGTCGACGGCAGCGAGGGCTTTGCTGTCCGGCAGGGCGACCGGGTGTGCATACAAAAATCGGAGCAGAAAACAAAAATAATCAGGGTGAAAAAATCGTCTTTTTATGATACACTTTATAGGAAACTAGCGGACAGAGGTGTACAGCGATGA
- the tyrS gene encoding tyrosine--tRNA ligase, giving the protein MGVFQELKSRGLIAQATHEQEIEQLLEKEHVTFYVGFDPTADSLHIGHYLQLLVMSHMQRAGHRPIALIGGGTGMIGDPTGRADMRQMMTVETIEHNCECFKKQMSRLVDFSEGKALMVNNGDWLLKLNYIDFLREIGVHFSVNKMLTYECFKSRFEKGLSFLEFNYMPMQSYDFLTLYRKYGCRLQLGGNDQWSNIIGGVELIRRIEGGEAYGMTFNLLTTSDGKKMGKTQKGAVWLDADKFSPYDFFQYWRNVDDGEVVRFLKMLTFLPVEEIEREYAHLEGQQLNHAKEVLAYEVTKQIHGEEEAKKALNAAKNVFSGSAHDENMPTAEIAKSELGEGIGILDLLVKSKIAPSKSEARRLVTQGGITVNDKKVDDAAQLFTEGDFHGGFIIVKKGKKSVTKVVLA; this is encoded by the coding sequence ATGGGAGTTTTTCAGGAACTCAAAAGCCGCGGGCTCATCGCCCAGGCGACACATGAACAGGAGATTGAACAGCTTCTCGAAAAGGAGCATGTGACCTTTTACGTCGGCTTTGACCCGACTGCCGACAGTCTGCACATCGGCCACTATCTGCAGCTGCTCGTCATGAGCCACATGCAGCGCGCGGGGCATCGCCCGATCGCGCTCATCGGCGGCGGCACCGGCATGATCGGCGATCCGACCGGGCGGGCGGACATGCGCCAGATGATGACGGTAGAGACCATCGAGCACAACTGCGAGTGCTTCAAAAAGCAGATGTCGCGCCTTGTGGACTTCTCGGAGGGCAAAGCGCTGATGGTCAACAACGGCGACTGGCTTTTAAAACTCAACTACATCGATTTTCTGCGTGAGATCGGCGTGCACTTCTCGGTCAACAAGATGCTGACCTACGAGTGCTTCAAGAGCCGGTTTGAAAAGGGTCTGTCGTTTTTGGAGTTCAACTACATGCCCATGCAGAGCTACGACTTTTTGACGCTCTACCGCAAGTATGGCTGCAGACTGCAACTCGGCGGAAACGACCAGTGGTCAAACATCATAGGCGGCGTTGAACTGATCCGCCGCATCGAGGGCGGCGAGGCCTATGGCATGACGTTCAACCTGCTGACTACCTCCGACGGCAAGAAGATGGGCAAGACTCAGAAAGGCGCCGTCTGGCTCGATGCGGACAAGTTTTCGCCCTACGACTTCTTCCAGTACTGGAGAAATGTCGACGACGGTGAAGTGGTTCGTTTTCTCAAGATGCTGACGTTTTTGCCGGTCGAGGAAATCGAGAGGGAGTACGCCCATCTTGAGGGGCAGCAGCTCAACCATGCCAAGGAAGTGCTCGCCTACGAGGTGACCAAACAGATCCACGGCGAGGAGGAGGCCAAAAAGGCCCTGAATGCGGCGAAAAACGTGTTTTCCGGCTCGGCGCACGACGAGAATATGCCGACCGCTGAAATTGCGAAATCTGAGCTCGGGGAGGGTATTGGCATTCTCGATTTGCTCGTCAAGAGTAAAATTGCCCCCTCGAAGTCCGAGGCACGCCGTCTTGTCACACAGGGGGGCATCACGGTGAACGACAAGAAAGTGGACGACGCGGCGCAGCTGTTTACCGAGGGAGACTTCCACGGCGGATTCATCATTGTCAAAAAGGGCAAAAAGTCGGTTACCAAAGTCGTTTTGGCATAA
- a CDS encoding polyprenyl synthetase family protein codes for MNFDRRMQAHLDLTEHALRAYLPKERLAQQRIVEAMEYSLLAGGKRVRPVLMLEFCRVSGGEERLVLPLAAALEMIHTYSLIHDDLPCMDNDDLRRGRPTSHRVFGEAMATLAGDALLNYAAETALGADGPDYLDPALRLRAVCELFGAAGVYGMIGGQVLDMERENRALSLDQVLETHRLKTGALICAAARIGVICAGASDELLEAATEYAQKIGLVFQIVDDVLDCSGSAQQLGKQTGSDARSGKTTFVTLLGEQGAMERARELTDEAKQALAPFDDASFLCEFADRLLVRQR; via the coding sequence ATGAATTTTGATCGGAGAATGCAGGCACATCTGGATCTAACCGAACATGCGCTTCGCGCCTATCTGCCCAAGGAGCGCCTTGCACAGCAGCGTATTGTCGAGGCGATGGAGTATTCGCTTCTCGCCGGCGGCAAGCGGGTTCGTCCCGTGCTGATGCTGGAATTTTGCAGGGTGTCAGGCGGGGAGGAGCGGCTTGTGCTGCCGCTGGCGGCGGCACTTGAAATGATTCACACCTACTCGCTGATTCACGATGATCTGCCCTGCATGGACAACGACGATCTGCGCCGCGGGCGGCCCACCAGCCACCGTGTTTTCGGAGAGGCCATGGCGACGCTTGCGGGCGACGCCCTGCTAAACTACGCCGCTGAGACGGCACTCGGCGCAGATGGGCCGGACTATCTCGACCCCGCGCTGCGGCTGCGCGCCGTATGCGAGCTCTTCGGCGCGGCCGGGGTCTATGGCATGATCGGCGGTCAGGTGCTTGACATGGAACGGGAAAACAGAGCTCTGTCGCTCGATCAGGTACTTGAGACCCACAGGCTCAAGACCGGCGCTCTGATCTGCGCCGCGGCACGAATCGGCGTGATCTGCGCCGGCGCAAGCGACGAGCTGCTCGAGGCGGCAACCGAGTACGCACAGAAAATCGGGCTCGTGTTTCAAATTGTCGATGACGTGCTCGACTGCAGCGGCAGCGCCCAGCAGCTCGGCAAGCAGACCGGAAGCGACGCCAGAAGCGGGAAGACGACGTTTGTCACGCTGCTCGGGGAGCAGGGGGCAATGGAGCGCGCGAGAGAGCTGACCGACGAGGCAAAACAGGCGCTCGCCCCTTTTGACGACGCCTCTTTTCTCTGTGAGTTTGCGGATCGTCTGTTGGTACGCCAAAGATAA
- the xseB gene encoding exodeoxyribonuclease VII small subunit, translating to MSKELTFEAAINRLEEILKKLEAGDSPLAESLALFEEGVTLTNFCNKALDEAEQKVVQLTKDETGEVVESEFPAMKA from the coding sequence ATGAGTAAGGAGTTGACCTTTGAGGCGGCCATCAACCGCCTGGAGGAGATTTTAAAAAAGCTGGAGGCGGGCGACAGTCCGCTCGCCGAGTCTCTCGCCCTGTTTGAGGAGGGGGTCACCTTGACGAATTTTTGCAACAAGGCCCTCGACGAGGCAGAGCAGAAAGTGGTACAGCTGACAAAAGATGAGACCGGGGAAGTTGTCGAGAGCGAATTTCCCGCGATGAAAGCCTGA
- the recN gene encoding DNA repair protein RecN produces the protein MLTKLYIENIAIIETVTIDFEDGFSVLTGETGAGKSILIDAINMVLGERSSRELIRSGARSALVMAEFEHLPVAALHTLSEAGYAPDEEGKVLLSREMTADGKNTCRIGGRPASVAVLREVGGYLVNIHGQHDNQALLQPEQHIHFLDRYAGNAALLAQYGEAYRRAVSLEREIAKLTMDDQEKNRRIELLRYQLDEIAAADLKPGEEQELAEKQSLLANSQRIMEGAGAAYQLLAGDEETTAQQLLGQASKALASIAGYAPKLSELSERTTELSVLAQDVAGELADFLAGAECDPGELDRIELRLDQIYRLKKKYGDSVEEILQYADTISAELDEITFSEEKLTKLKAQYESARGEMIRLAQELCESRRAAAKGLESAIAQELSYLDMPNVTFVVQQDMRYSGEAIDYAPLGCDKIEFLISSNLGQQARPLAKIASGGELSRTMLALKSILAKGDDTSTLIFDEIDTGVSGRAAEKIGRKLRAIAADKQVICVTHLSQIAALADHQYLIEKTSDQTSTHTDVRHLDRDGRVRELARLISGATITELALRNAQEMLNTIEKSLEE, from the coding sequence ATGCTGACAAAGCTTTACATTGAGAATATTGCGATCATCGAAACCGTCACCATCGACTTTGAGGACGGTTTTTCCGTGCTGACCGGTGAGACCGGCGCCGGCAAATCCATATTGATCGACGCGATCAACATGGTGCTCGGCGAGCGCTCTTCACGCGAGCTGATTCGCTCGGGAGCAAGATCCGCTCTTGTGATGGCCGAATTTGAACACCTGCCGGTCGCGGCTCTTCACACACTCAGCGAAGCCGGATACGCTCCCGACGAGGAGGGAAAAGTCCTCCTTTCCCGGGAAATGACTGCGGACGGGAAGAACACCTGCCGCATTGGCGGCAGACCCGCGTCGGTGGCAGTGCTGCGTGAGGTGGGCGGCTATCTGGTCAACATCCACGGCCAGCACGACAACCAGGCGCTGCTGCAGCCTGAGCAGCACATCCACTTTCTCGATCGCTACGCGGGCAATGCCGCGCTGCTGGCGCAGTACGGCGAAGCCTATCGCCGTGCAGTTTCACTTGAGCGGGAGATCGCGAAGCTCACCATGGACGACCAGGAGAAAAACCGCCGCATTGAGCTTCTGCGCTACCAGCTCGACGAGATCGCAGCTGCAGACTTGAAACCGGGTGAGGAACAGGAGCTCGCCGAAAAGCAGAGTTTGCTCGCAAATTCCCAGAGGATCATGGAGGGAGCGGGGGCCGCCTACCAGCTGCTCGCGGGCGATGAGGAGACGACCGCTCAGCAGCTTCTCGGACAGGCGTCAAAGGCGCTCGCATCCATTGCCGGATATGCGCCGAAGCTTTCGGAGCTCAGCGAGAGGACAACCGAGCTCTCGGTGCTGGCGCAGGATGTTGCGGGCGAGCTCGCCGACTTTCTGGCGGGCGCGGAGTGCGACCCCGGCGAACTCGACCGGATTGAGCTTCGGCTCGATCAGATCTACAGACTCAAAAAGAAATACGGCGACAGCGTGGAGGAGATTTTGCAGTACGCCGATACCATCTCGGCTGAACTCGATGAGATCACGTTTTCCGAGGAGAAGCTCACGAAGCTCAAGGCGCAATATGAGTCTGCGCGCGGTGAGATGATTCGCCTCGCACAGGAGCTCTGCGAAAGCCGCCGCGCCGCGGCGAAAGGCCTTGAGAGCGCCATCGCGCAGGAGCTTAGTTATCTCGATATGCCCAATGTCACCTTTGTCGTGCAGCAGGATATGCGATACTCCGGCGAGGCCATCGACTACGCCCCGCTGGGGTGTGATAAAATTGAATTTTTGATTTCCAGTAACTTGGGTCAGCAGGCGCGTCCGCTCGCCAAAATTGCCTCGGGCGGCGAACTGTCACGCACCATGCTTGCGCTCAAGAGCATTCTCGCCAAGGGCGACGATACATCGACGCTCATCTTCGACGAGATTGACACGGGTGTGAGCGGCCGTGCGGCAGAAAAAATCGGCCGAAAGCTGCGGGCAATCGCAGCGGACAAGCAGGTGATCTGCGTGACGCATCTCTCGCAGATCGCAGCCCTTGCCGACCATCAGTACCTGATAGAGAAGACATCCGATCAGACGAGCACCCACACAGACGTAAGGCACCTCGACAGGGACGGGCGTGTGCGGGAACTTGCGCGGCTGATCAGCGGCGCGACCATCACTGAGCTTGCGCTGCGAAATGCACAGGAGATGCTCAACACGATTGAAAAATCATTGGAGGAATAG
- the dxs gene encoding 1-deoxy-D-xylulose-5-phosphate synthase gives MNHPTLERIDNADKIKAASLSELDMLAADIRSFLIEHISKTGGHLASNLGVVELTIALHNVLNFPQDQVVFDVGHQAYTHKILTGRRDRFDTLRQFQGLSGFPKPHESDCDAFGTGHSSTSISAAVGLATAKKLRGEAGHVVAVIGDGAMTGGLAYEGLNNITEELDNLIIVLNDNELSISKNVGSLAEYLAKLTSKPAYFRIKDATKKVVLHIPLIGRGLYRVIHDTKSVFKTLLVGSNFFEDLGITYFGPIDGHDIKAVSKVLGRAMTIGKPALIHLKTVKGKGYVYAENDPTAFHGIASFDMDTGEHPSNLTDSFSKVFGDSLYALAQQDERICAITAAMTEGVSLCRFAAAMPQRFFDVGIAEGHAVTFAAGLAKAGMRPCFAVYSSFLQRAYDEIVHDVALQNLPVTFLVDRAGIVGEDGETHQGIFDVSYLTSIPNMTVYSPYTYTQLKALLGEMGRCEGPTAIRIPRGGMEGRFADCYEIGDYAVYGREDASAAVVTYGRMTAQALDACEELEKSGIHTKVISLLKIKPIDFDALFCALAHCRKVVFLEESERIGGIAQQLAAELLSRRFAGRYTILALNDTYVEQGKPQQLLRVYGISAQDVVRAIAEEDAGEREEET, from the coding sequence TTGAATCATCCCACACTTGAGAGGATTGACAATGCGGATAAGATCAAAGCGGCGAGTCTGTCCGAACTCGATATGCTCGCGGCCGACATCCGCTCGTTTCTCATTGAGCACATCTCAAAGACCGGGGGGCATCTCGCTTCAAACCTCGGTGTGGTCGAGCTGACCATCGCGCTTCACAATGTGCTGAATTTCCCGCAGGATCAGGTCGTTTTTGATGTGGGCCATCAGGCCTATACCCACAAAATTCTCACCGGGCGAAGAGATCGCTTTGATACGCTTCGCCAGTTTCAGGGGCTCTCGGGCTTCCCAAAACCCCATGAGAGCGACTGTGACGCCTTTGGCACCGGACACAGCAGCACTTCCATCTCTGCGGCAGTGGGGCTCGCCACGGCAAAAAAGCTCAGGGGGGAGGCCGGCCATGTCGTCGCCGTAATCGGTGACGGCGCCATGACGGGAGGGCTTGCCTACGAGGGACTCAACAACATCACGGAAGAGCTTGACAATCTGATCATCGTACTCAACGACAATGAGCTCTCCATATCAAAAAACGTCGGGTCGCTCGCGGAGTATCTGGCAAAGCTGACGAGCAAGCCCGCCTATTTTCGCATCAAAGACGCGACAAAAAAAGTGGTGCTGCACATCCCGCTGATCGGCCGGGGGCTCTACCGCGTCATCCATGACACCAAGAGTGTTTTCAAGACACTCCTGGTCGGCAGCAACTTCTTTGAGGATCTCGGCATCACCTACTTCGGTCCGATCGACGGCCATGACATCAAGGCGGTGTCAAAGGTGCTCGGGCGCGCCATGACCATCGGTAAGCCCGCGCTGATTCACCTCAAAACCGTCAAAGGCAAGGGGTATGTCTACGCGGAAAACGATCCGACGGCCTTTCACGGCATTGCCTCTTTTGATATGGACACCGGCGAACATCCGTCCAACTTGACGGACAGCTTTTCAAAGGTCTTTGGCGACAGCCTCTATGCTCTGGCGCAGCAGGATGAACGCATCTGCGCGATCACGGCCGCCATGACCGAGGGCGTCTCTCTGTGCCGCTTCGCCGCGGCGATGCCGCAGCGTTTCTTCGATGTGGGCATTGCGGAGGGGCATGCCGTCACCTTTGCGGCGGGGCTTGCCAAGGCAGGCATGCGGCCCTGTTTTGCGGTCTATTCCTCTTTCTTGCAGCGCGCCTACGACGAGATCGTCCACGATGTGGCTCTGCAAAATCTACCCGTGACCTTTCTGGTGGACCGCGCGGGCATCGTCGGGGAGGACGGGGAGACCCACCAGGGGATTTTCGACGTGTCCTATCTCACGTCGATTCCCAATATGACGGTCTATTCTCCCTACACCTATACGCAGCTCAAGGCGCTGCTCGGTGAAATGGGGCGGTGTGAGGGCCCGACAGCAATCCGTATCCCGCGCGGCGGGATGGAGGGGCGTTTTGCCGACTGCTATGAGATCGGTGACTATGCCGTATACGGCCGCGAAGACGCGTCGGCGGCTGTCGTGACTTACGGGCGTATGACCGCGCAGGCGCTCGACGCGTGCGAAGAGCTCGAAAAGAGTGGAATTCACACAAAAGTTATCTCACTGCTGAAAATCAAGCCCATTGATTTTGACGCGCTCTTCTGTGCGCTTGCGCACTGCCGCAAAGTGGTATTTCTGGAGGAATCGGAGCGCATCGGCGGCATTGCGCAGCAGCTGGCGGCGGAACTTCTCAGCCGCCGCTTTGCGGGCAGGTACACCATTCTGGCCCTGAATGACACCTACGTCGAGCAGGGAAAGCCGCAGCAGCTTTTGAGAGTTTATGGAATCAGCGCGCAGGACGTGGTGCGCGCCATAGCGGAGGAGGACGCCGGTGAGCGAGAAGAAGAGACTTGA
- the xseA gene encoding exodeoxyribonuclease VII large subunit: MQNESAVVSVSQLNAYIKNLIDRDEALGVVLVKGEISNFTNHYKTGHLYLTLKDEKSLIRAVMFAGNASRLKFKPENGMKVIAGGRVAVFERDGQYQLYIAEMQPDGVGSLHVAFEQLKAKLEAEGLFDERRKRPLPKLPVRVGVITAATGAAVRDILNILRRRYPLAEVYIYPTLVQGDGAPPQLIEALEYFNRTDRVDVIIMGRGGGSIEDLWAFNNEQVARAVAASHIPVISAVGHETDFTICDFVADRRAPTPSAAAELCVPETQELKQKFKTLAERMALYERRAIERKRQRVRSVMQSRAFRSPRAGIDDRRMNVMHLTKSLIAELRVILGEKSKQFVGIASKLDALSPLAILTRGYAIVRSGGRVLRSVEDFEENAEVTTIVSDGRVRYHMTGVVKEKGSTL; the protein is encoded by the coding sequence ATGCAAAACGAAAGTGCGGTTGTGAGTGTCTCACAGCTCAACGCCTATATCAAAAACTTAATAGACCGCGACGAGGCGCTGGGCGTGGTGCTCGTCAAGGGGGAGATCTCCAATTTTACCAACCACTATAAGACCGGTCACCTCTATTTGACGCTAAAAGACGAAAAGAGCCTGATTCGCGCAGTGATGTTCGCCGGCAATGCCTCCCGTCTCAAATTCAAACCGGAAAACGGGATGAAAGTCATTGCGGGCGGCCGGGTGGCGGTCTTTGAGCGCGACGGGCAGTATCAGCTCTACATCGCGGAGATGCAGCCCGACGGTGTCGGATCGCTTCATGTCGCATTTGAACAGCTCAAGGCGAAGCTTGAGGCCGAGGGGCTCTTCGATGAGCGCCGCAAGCGGCCTCTGCCGAAACTGCCGGTTCGTGTCGGTGTCATCACGGCGGCGACAGGAGCGGCCGTGCGGGATATTCTGAACATTTTAAGACGCCGCTATCCCCTCGCCGAGGTGTACATCTATCCGACCCTGGTACAGGGCGACGGCGCGCCGCCTCAACTCATTGAGGCGCTGGAATACTTCAACCGGACCGACCGGGTGGATGTGATCATCATGGGACGCGGAGGCGGCTCCATTGAGGATCTGTGGGCATTCAACAACGAGCAGGTCGCCCGGGCGGTGGCGGCGTCTCACATACCCGTGATCTCTGCCGTCGGCCATGAGACCGACTTTACCATCTGCGACTTTGTCGCGGATCGCAGGGCGCCGACCCCCTCGGCGGCGGCGGAGCTCTGCGTACCCGAGACGCAGGAGCTCAAGCAGAAGTTCAAAACACTCGCCGAGCGTATGGCGCTCTATGAGCGCCGCGCCATTGAGCGAAAGCGCCAGCGGGTGCGCTCTGTGATGCAGAGCAGAGCTTTTCGCTCGCCGCGCGCCGGCATTGACGACCGGCGCATGAATGTGATGCATCTGACCAAGAGTCTGATTGCGGAGTTGAGAGTCATTCTCGGCGAGAAATCCAAGCAGTTTGTCGGCATCGCATCAAAGCTCGATGCACTCAGTCCGCTCGCCATTCTCACCCGCGGCTATGCCATTGTGCGAAGCGGCGGTCGGGTGCTGCGGTCGGTCGAGGACTTTGAGGAGAACGCAGAAGTCACCACCATCGTGTCAGACGGGCGGGTGAGATACCACATGACAGGTGTTGTCAAAGAGAAAGGAAGCACACTATGA
- a CDS encoding divergent PAP2 family protein, translating to MSNIVKELTGNYILNCAVITWAIAQILKVFTYLLVTKELKLSRLLGSGGMPSSHTAFVASATIAVYRVEGIHSVAFAIMFVILMVIISDAVGVRRQAGEHARVLNIIMENWEQSKKKPIDKNLKELLGHTPFEVFGGFLLAIIMAFFY from the coding sequence GTGAGCAATATTGTCAAGGAACTGACAGGCAACTACATTTTGAACTGTGCGGTCATCACCTGGGCCATTGCACAGATTTTAAAGGTTTTTACCTATCTACTCGTAACGAAAGAACTGAAGCTCAGCCGCCTGCTCGGCTCCGGCGGCATGCCGAGCTCCCACACGGCCTTTGTCGCAAGCGCGACCATCGCCGTCTACCGTGTTGAGGGAATACACTCCGTGGCGTTCGCCATCATGTTTGTCATTCTGATGGTTATCATCTCGGACGCGGTCGGCGTGCGCCGTCAGGCGGGGGAACACGCAAGGGTTCTCAATATCATCATGGAGAACTGGGAACAGTCCAAGAAAAAGCCCATTGACAAAAATCTCAAAGAGCTACTCGGCCACACGCCGTTTGAGGTCTTCGGCGGCTTTCTGCTCGCCATCATCATGGCTTTTTTCTACTGA